One window from the genome of Amphiprion ocellaris isolate individual 3 ecotype Okinawa chromosome 23, ASM2253959v1, whole genome shotgun sequence encodes:
- the LOC129348107 gene encoding integral membrane protein GPR180-like produces the protein MLESAVIPSHADLTFTVLLFNADSAGNPLEHFSAEEAGLHSFYFLLLLAYFIACCIYVQPLYQALRKGGPMHTVLKVLTTALALQGCSALCNYIHLARYSRDGVGLPLMGSLAEFWDMVSQVSMLYMLLSLCMGWTLSRGRKPQSRPLQWEHSPASTAVAVGGVITQGVLLLWEQYSESDSEHHSFHAQQSLAGLLLMALRVGLALLLASVLYQIISTERSTLKRDFYLSFAKGCFLWFLCHPVLILTSTVFNEHQREKVVTIGVILCQSISMVILYQLFLSRSLYWEVSSLSSVSLPLTMSRTNHRGRY, from the exons ATGCTA GAAAGTGCAGTGATCCCTTCCCACGCTGATCTGACTTTTACCGTGCTGCTGTTTAATGCCGACTCTGCTGGAAACCCTCTGGAGCACTTCAGTGCAGAGGAAGCAG GGCTCCACAGTTTctacttcctgctgctgctggcctaCTTCATCGCCTGCTGCATCTACGTCCAGCCTCTGTACCAGGCTCTGAGGAAGGGAGGGCCGATGCACACCGTCCTCAAAGTCCTGACCACAGCGCTGGCCCTGCAGGGCTGCTCCGCCCTCTGCAACTACATCCACCTGGCCAG GTATTCCAGAGATGGTGTTGGTCTTCCACTGATGGGCAGCCTGGCAGAAT TCTGGGACATGGTGTCCCAGGTGTCCATGCTCTACATGCTGCTGAGTCTCTGTATGGGCTGGACTCTGAGTCGAGGCAGGAAGCCTCAGTCCAGACCTCTGCAGTGGGAGCATTCTCCAGCCTCCACGGCCGTCGCTGTCGGTGGCGTCATCACACAG ggagtgctgctgctgtgggagCAGTATTCAGAGTCCGACAGCGAACATCACAGCTTCCACGCCCAGCAGAGCCTGGCAGGCCTCCTCCTCATGGCTCTGAGAGTGGGCCTGGCTCTGCTGCTGGCCTCCGTCCTCTACCAGATCATCTCCACCGAGAGGAGCACCCTGAAGAGAGACTTCTACCTCAGCTTTGCCAAG ggATGCTTCCTGTGGTTCCTCTGTCACCCCGTCCTCATCCTCACGTCCACCGTCTTCAACGAGCACCAGAGAGAGAAG GTGGTGACCATCGGTGTGATCCTCTGCCAGTCCATCTCCATGGTGATCCTCTACCAGCTCTTCCTGTCTCGCTCTCTGTACTGGGAGGTGTCCTCTCTGTCCTCGGTGTCTCTGCCGCTCACCATGTCAAGAACCAACCACAGGGGGCGCTACTGA